A portion of the Candidatus Marinarcus aquaticus genome contains these proteins:
- a CDS encoding ABC transporter substrate-binding protein, which produces FSLFLFFSFIKAENLIVKKRVFYINSYNSGLYWSDGIEKSIKKVFFNSKMPIKFKRAEMDSKRNNDEPYKIKIAQKIKNQIENFKPEVIITSDDNAFKYIILPYFKDSTIPVIFCGINGSSKKYGLPISNVTGMEEVQLVPQTVEILSKYAKGNRVGFLKDDSLTTRIELAYFQKQLNKKMEARLVTSVEEWKKGFIELQNNVDILIIGYGGSIKDWDKNKKEIKDFTLQNTIIPTGTGDGNLIEYALLSLPLKPEEQGEWAANTALRVLKGENIKNIPIVVNKKSNIFINTTLAKKFNIVFPFELIDNAVLIK; this is translated from the coding sequence CTTTTCATTATTCTTGTTCTTTAGCTTTATTAAAGCAGAAAATCTTATTGTAAAAAAAAGAGTTTTTTATATTAATTCTTATAATTCTGGTCTTTATTGGAGTGATGGAATTGAAAAAAGTATAAAAAAAGTATTTTTTAATTCTAAAATGCCCATTAAATTTAAAAGAGCCGAAATGGACTCTAAAAGAAATAATGATGAGCCTTACAAAATAAAAATAGCCCAAAAAATCAAAAATCAAATTGAAAACTTTAAACCTGAGGTGATTATTACCTCAGATGACAATGCTTTTAAATATATAATTTTACCTTACTTTAAAGACAGTACTATTCCTGTTATTTTTTGTGGGATAAATGGTTCTAGCAAAAAATATGGGTTGCCAATATCTAATGTTACAGGTATGGAAGAGGTGCAATTAGTTCCTCAAACTGTTGAAATCTTAAGCAAGTATGCAAAAGGTAATAGAGTAGGTTTTTTAAAAGATGATTCCTTGACTACAAGAATTGAGTTAGCCTATTTTCAAAAACAGTTAAATAAAAAAATGGAGGCAAGATTAGTCACTTCTGTTGAAGAGTGGAAAAAAGGATTTATTGAATTACAAAATAATGTAGATATTCTTATCATTGGATATGGGGGCTCTATAAAAGATTGGGATAAAAATAAAAAAGAGATAAAAGACTTTACACTTCAAAATACTATTATTCCAACTGGAACAGGTGATGGAAATTTAATTGAATATGCGCTTTTGTCTCTACCTCTTAAACCAGAGGAGCAAGGTGAGTGGGCAGCAAATACAGCTCTTAGAGTTCTAAAAGGTGAAAACATAAAAAACATTCCTATTGTTGTAAATAAAAAATCAAATATTTTTATAAATACAACGTTAGCAAAAAAGTTTAATATAGTTTTTCCTTTTGAATTAATTGATAATGCGGTGCTAATAAAATGA
- a CDS encoding ATP-binding protein — protein MIKNSSLKTELLISILLVIILGIGAIFYFSYNYLKKEIDISQEEIYNEKIDNIIYLINQKYEILLKTQMEKSYEESFKKGTLNIVKKVFDKNKKDIFPFIIDENGFVVLHKIYNKQNAHLYKNREEYKNILKNKNGNFDIIRENNGRWVIFKYYEPWDWIIGYRVSKDVKYEQLYIFREIFLTVSLIIVLVISLMIILIVRNVLKPIDMLTTVSKRIASGNLDTQIKVSGVKELKILSSNFEKMRDKIVEDIEQLKEQEEKIKAFNSKLQEDVRLRTKELEEEKRVFETLFNDSSDGISLLKDGKFIDCNLALLKLLDIKQKEEFLNLNLNMISPEIQANGISSAILVKENINKCLEKGSIRFEWLHKKVTGIEFWCEIVLTKIVINGEVVVHGVWRDIQDKKMLELELENKNLDLQESNHELEASMENLIITQNKLIESEKLAGLGSLVSGVAHEISAPIGLGITGASHLEYICEEVISKYESGTIPPEEWERYLQSSNDLVKVIVKSLQKTEKIIKNFKQVAVDQTSELKRVFNVKEYIKGILISMDRLLNERNIEFKIECDEMLQIESFPGLFAQVLTHLISNSLEHAYKDTEKGVISLNAKIEDKEFILEYRDYGKGILQGNISKIYEPFFTTNRNNGSIGLGLNIVYNLITINLGGKIDCISEENRGTTFIIKVPL, from the coding sequence ATGATAAAAAATAGCTCTTTAAAAACGGAACTTCTTATTTCAATCCTTTTGGTAATAATACTTGGAATAGGTGCTATTTTTTACTTCTCTTACAATTATTTAAAAAAAGAGATAGATATATCACAAGAGGAAATATATAATGAAAAGATAGATAATATTATCTATCTTATAAATCAAAAATATGAAATACTTTTAAAAACACAAATGGAAAAATCCTATGAAGAGTCATTTAAAAAAGGTACTTTAAATATTGTAAAAAAAGTTTTTGATAAAAATAAGAAAGATATTTTCCCTTTTATTATAGATGAAAATGGTTTTGTCGTGTTACATAAAATATATAATAAACAAAATGCTCATTTATATAAAAATAGAGAAGAGTATAAAAATATATTAAAAAATAAGAATGGCAATTTTGATATCATAAGGGAAAATAATGGCAGATGGGTTATTTTTAAATATTATGAACCTTGGGATTGGATTATAGGTTATAGGGTTAGTAAGGATGTTAAATATGAACAATTATATATATTTAGGGAGATATTTTTAACTGTATCCCTCATAATTGTTCTCGTGATTTCACTAATGATTATTTTGATAGTTAGAAATGTGTTAAAACCTATTGATATGTTAACGACAGTTTCTAAAAGAATTGCATCTGGAAATTTAGATACACAGATTAAAGTGTCAGGCGTAAAAGAGTTAAAAATATTATCATCAAATTTTGAAAAGATGAGGGATAAAATTGTTGAAGATATTGAACAGTTAAAAGAGCAAGAAGAAAAAATAAAAGCATTTAATTCTAAACTTCAAGAAGATGTAAGACTTAGAACAAAAGAGTTAGAAGAAGAAAAGAGAGTTTTTGAAACACTGTTTAATGACAGTTCCGATGGAATAAGTTTATTAAAAGATGGTAAGTTTATTGATTGTAATCTTGCACTTTTAAAATTGCTCGATATAAAACAAAAAGAGGAATTCTTAAATTTAAATCTCAATATGATATCTCCAGAGATTCAAGCAAATGGCATATCTTCAGCTATTTTGGTAAAAGAGAATATAAACAAATGTTTAGAGAAAGGTAGTATACGATTTGAATGGCTTCACAAAAAAGTAACAGGTATAGAGTTTTGGTGTGAGATTGTACTTACAAAAATAGTCATTAATGGTGAAGTTGTAGTTCATGGAGTTTGGAGAGATATTCAAGATAAAAAAATGCTGGAGCTGGAGCTGGAAAATAAAAATCTTGATTTGCAAGAATCAAATCATGAACTTGAAGCTTCGATGGAAAATCTGATAATCACTCAAAATAAACTCATAGAATCTGAAAAATTGGCGGGACTTGGTAGTTTGGTTTCAGGTGTAGCCCATGAGATCAGTGCACCCATTGGTCTTGGAATTACAGGAGCATCACATTTAGAGTATATTTGTGAAGAGGTGATTTCAAAATATGAGAGTGGCACAATTCCACCTGAAGAGTGGGAGCGTTATTTACAAAGTTCAAATGATTTGGTTAAAGTCATTGTAAAAAGTTTACAAAAAACAGAAAAGATTATAAAAAACTTTAAACAAGTAGCAGTGGATCAAACCAGTGAATTAAAAAGAGTTTTTAACGTTAAAGAGTATATAAAAGGGATCTTGATTAGTATGGATAGATTATTAAATGAAAGAAACATTGAGTTTAAAATAGAGTGTGATGAGATGCTACAAATTGAATCTTTCCCCGGTCTTTTTGCACAAGTTCTTACTCATCTGATCTCAAACTCTTTAGAACATGCCTATAAAGATACTGAAAAAGGAGTTATCTCTTTAAATGCTAAAATTGAAGATAAAGAGTTTATTTTAGAATATCGTGATTATGGAAAAGGAATCTTACAGGGCAATATATCGAAAATTTATGAGCCTTTTTTTACCACCAATAGAAATAATGGTTCAATTGGATTAGGATTAAATATTGTTTATAATCTCATAACAATTAATTTAGGCGGGAAAATTGATTGCATAAGTGAAGAAAACAGAGGCACTACATTTATTATAAAAGTCCCACTTTAA
- a CDS encoding DUF3124 domain-containing protein — translation MIKTVQTFLMITFLITLSGCDSKKEQEHENYKQEIKERQKDAYKHFKEVDMTFDTSYAKKRFYVPVYSHIYYAQNRFTRLAITLSIRNTDLEKDLYVENIDYYNTEGKLVKHYIKKPHILKPMASVDYVVNLEDMSGGSGANFLIDIASENDLTEPIIQAIMINNSGNSNLCFTAQGQMIK, via the coding sequence ATGATAAAAACCGTTCAAACTTTTTTAATGATAACCTTTCTTATTACATTGAGTGGATGTGATAGTAAGAAAGAGCAAGAACATGAAAACTATAAACAAGAGATTAAAGAGAGACAAAAAGATGCGTATAAGCACTTTAAAGAAGTAGATATGACGTTTGATACGTCATACGCTAAAAAAAGGTTTTATGTCCCTGTATATTCACACATCTATTATGCCCAAAACAGGTTTACAAGATTGGCCATTACTCTGAGTATTCGTAATACCGATTTAGAAAAAGATCTCTACGTTGAAAATATTGATTATTATAATACAGAAGGCAAACTTGTTAAACATTATATTAAAAAACCTCATATTTTAAAACCAATGGCATCTGTTGATTACGTAGTAAACTTAGAAGATATGAGTGGTGGAAGCGGAGCAAACTTTTTAATTGATATTGCCAGTGAAAATGATTTAACTGAACCTATTATTCAAGCCATTATGATCAATAACTCAGGAAACTCCAATCTCTGTTTTACTGCACAAGGGCAAATGATTAAATAG
- a CDS encoding energy-coupling factor ABC transporter permease, with protein sequence MHIETGVVNGAKMVLSYGTAAVSFGIAGKLAWETMQKSGFLPLAVKTLISTLLVFVFFEVFPHHPVGVSEVHLILGSTIYLIFGAAPAAMGLALGLLVQGLFFAPFDLPQYGINVTTLLMPLFAMSYVARKIIPENIAYTDIRYKDALKLSVTYQGGIVAWVIFWALYGQGFGAENIANVLSFGTAYMSVVILEPFIDLAVLSGAKSLKSIQNSRFVNQRLYNKLS encoded by the coding sequence ATGCATATAGAAACAGGTGTAGTAAACGGTGCAAAAATGGTTTTAAGTTATGGAACGGCTGCCGTTTCATTTGGTATTGCAGGAAAATTAGCATGGGAAACAATGCAAAAAAGTGGTTTTTTACCTTTGGCTGTAAAAACATTGATTTCAACTCTTTTGGTGTTTGTTTTCTTTGAAGTATTCCCTCATCATCCCGTAGGTGTATCAGAGGTTCACCTTATTTTAGGTTCAACAATTTACCTAATTTTTGGAGCTGCTCCAGCTGCTATGGGGTTGGCTTTAGGTTTATTGGTTCAAGGTCTCTTTTTTGCACCATTTGATTTACCACAATATGGTATTAATGTTACCACACTTTTGATGCCTCTGTTTGCCATGAGTTATGTGGCACGTAAAATCATCCCAGAAAATATTGCTTATACCGATATTCGATACAAAGATGCATTGAAACTTTCAGTGACGTATCAAGGTGGGATTGTTGCTTGGGTTATTTTTTGGGCACTGTATGGTCAAGGGTTTGGTGCAGAAAATATTGCCAATGTATTGAGTTTTGGAACAGCTTATATGAGTGTGGTTATTTTAGAACCATTCATTGATTTAGCGGTACTTTCAGGAGCGAAAAGCTTGAAAAGCATCCAAAACAGTCGTTTTGTTAACCAGAGACTTTATAACAAACTTTCATAG
- a CDS encoding sirohydrochlorin cobaltochelatase, producing the protein MKRYRHYKKDKAIILSVFGSVVEQQKYLDLKQKVEAQFEGADVYLAVSSRMVLKVLLKKGFEYKSVAQTLADIDNIGYRNIIVSSINLYPTEEHELLKRTVEGFKLFSYANIRLSNAIFTKTKDTTHFLKELDETVSKPNQANLYIIHGSPKLELGGLEAISYTAQFLEHTRRLNYTCSLEGAFPFSVMKDSLVEKMQQDGVQKVQIVPMLLVSGNHYIKDMTQIKEELSEHFDTSIVKSITEDERFNLIEIPIISNIILNNIKEEVIKLGHGHE; encoded by the coding sequence ATGAAACGATACAGACACTATAAAAAAGATAAAGCCATTATTCTTTCTGTTTTTGGTTCGGTCGTAGAACAACAGAAATATTTGGATTTGAAACAAAAAGTTGAAGCGCAGTTTGAGGGTGCAGATGTCTATCTTGCAGTCAGTTCTCGAATGGTTTTAAAAGTGCTTTTAAAAAAAGGATTTGAGTATAAATCTGTGGCTCAAACACTTGCAGATATAGATAACATTGGATACCGAAACATTATTGTCTCTTCAATCAACCTTTACCCTACAGAAGAACATGAACTATTAAAAAGAACTGTAGAAGGTTTTAAGCTCTTCTCTTACGCTAATATCCGTTTAAGTAACGCAATTTTTACAAAAACAAAAGATACCACACACTTTTTAAAAGAATTAGATGAGACCGTTTCGAAACCAAATCAAGCCAATTTGTATATCATTCATGGATCTCCGAAGTTGGAGTTGGGTGGGTTAGAAGCCATTTCGTACACGGCACAATTTTTAGAGCATACTCGAAGATTAAACTATACGTGCTCTTTGGAAGGGGCTTTCCCTTTTTCTGTGATGAAAGACTCCTTGGTTGAAAAAATGCAACAAGATGGTGTACAAAAGGTGCAAATTGTACCGATGTTGCTTGTCAGTGGAAATCACTACATAAAAGACATGACGCAGATTAAAGAAGAGTTAAGCGAACATTTTGATACGAGCATTGTAAAAAGCATCACTGAAGATGAACGATTTAATCTTATAGAGATACCGATAATTTCCAATATTATTTTAAACAATATTAAAGAAGAGGTGATAAAACTGGGGCATGGACATGAGTAA
- a CDS encoding SAM-dependent methyltransferase, with product MSKIRLSMVSLGPSDWELVTIKALNRLKSVQAIAIPTKNKEGSFERSITFKIVDRLMQEYHFAKPLISVYTPMKFKHSDWLNQAQTLQEAVKEYGTIAFVTLGDAGVYSTVYYLLDIIKEQNPQLYERSEVIAGITSFSYASSKVKKPLCLGKSRLELIPLIGEEVPSTKIYMRPSVGMQTSSIKDEGEIYTFENLCFEGEHIQKSKISVVRKYMTLLIDFVKPAKGDVA from the coding sequence ATGAGTAAAATAAGGCTTTCAATGGTCTCTTTAGGACCATCTGATTGGGAGTTAGTGACAATAAAAGCGTTGAATCGACTTAAAAGTGTGCAGGCCATTGCCATACCCACTAAAAACAAAGAGGGCTCTTTTGAGCGTTCCATTACGTTTAAAATTGTGGATAGACTCATGCAAGAGTATCATTTTGCAAAGCCTTTGATTTCTGTATATACACCCATGAAGTTCAAACACTCTGATTGGCTCAATCAGGCACAAACTTTGCAAGAGGCCGTCAAAGAGTATGGTACAATTGCTTTTGTTACTTTAGGAGATGCAGGCGTATACAGTACGGTCTATTATCTGCTTGATATTATAAAAGAGCAGAACCCTCAATTGTATGAACGCAGTGAGGTCATTGCGGGCATTACTTCGTTTTCTTATGCGTCATCCAAAGTTAAAAAACCTTTGTGTTTGGGCAAAAGCAGATTGGAACTTATCCCTTTAATCGGAGAAGAAGTACCAAGTACCAAGATATACATGCGACCATCTGTGGGAATGCAGACCTCCAGTATTAAAGATGAAGGGGAGATATACACTTTTGAGAATCTCTGTTTTGAAGGTGAACACATACAAAAAAGCAAAATAAGTGTTGTACGAAAATACATGACGTTACTGATTGATTTTGTAAAACCAGCTAAAGGAGATGTTGCATGA
- a CDS encoding precorrin-8X methylmutase, with product MTFVQEEPPVNIGADISLKSFEIIANELQEYEKAKEFDAQQLEVIHRLIHTTSCFDEVLENVFFSDNAITRIQNLLLNKAKIIVDVNMIKVGLSQFYLNKYDNEVICYVNEPFTYELAEKNRTTRSYAAVVEAIKRHKDQPLILACGNAPTFIYAAINTLIEQKVDLSQVALLLFPVGFVNVVESKEYGKRFCEAFDVPTIIMQGRFGSSTMTVATLHAVYKLIENFDGTSKYNGK from the coding sequence ATGACATTTGTACAAGAAGAACCACCTGTAAACATTGGAGCAGATATCTCTTTAAAATCATTTGAAATCATTGCAAATGAGCTTCAAGAGTATGAAAAAGCAAAAGAGTTTGATGCTCAACAGCTTGAAGTCATACATCGTTTGATTCATACAACCAGCTGTTTTGATGAAGTGCTTGAGAATGTCTTCTTTTCAGACAATGCCATTACAAGAATTCAAAACCTGTTACTCAATAAAGCCAAGATTATTGTGGATGTGAACATGATAAAAGTGGGATTGAGCCAATTTTATTTGAACAAATATGATAATGAAGTCATCTGTTATGTGAATGAACCCTTTACATACGAACTTGCTGAAAAAAACAGAACCACACGAAGTTATGCTGCGGTGGTAGAAGCGATTAAACGTCATAAAGACCAACCTCTGATTTTAGCATGTGGAAATGCGCCGACATTTATCTATGCTGCAATTAACACACTGATTGAACAAAAAGTCGATTTAAGTCAGGTGGCTCTTTTACTCTTTCCTGTTGGTTTTGTTAATGTCGTTGAATCAAAAGAGTATGGAAAACGATTTTGTGAAGCTTTTGATGTGCCTACAATAATAATGCAAGGACGTTTTGGAAGTTCAACAATGACCGTCGCAACGTTGCATGCTGTTTATAAACTCATTGAGAATTTTGATGGAACCAGTAAATACAATGGAAAATAG
- a CDS encoding (2Fe-2S) ferredoxin domain-containing protein — MENRRFNTMGSEVVDGYVCKPKKLISDKPIMYFKTQIFLCDGERCSAANKNKELAAHLRELLKRMQLHTGKNRIKISRTNCFGACRFRQVAVVYENTKANGYLANNNIWLKNIHKYDMKKWESLFNDLSSNHALEGLEYEQIPMSELEDE, encoded by the coding sequence ATGGAAAATAGACGTTTTAATACCATGGGCAGCGAAGTGGTCGATGGTTATGTATGCAAACCTAAAAAACTTATTTCTGATAAACCCATCATGTATTTTAAAACACAAATCTTTTTATGTGATGGTGAGCGTTGCAGTGCAGCCAATAAAAACAAAGAGTTGGCTGCACATTTGCGAGAGTTGCTTAAACGTATGCAACTGCATACGGGGAAAAACCGTATCAAAATATCTCGTACCAACTGTTTTGGTGCGTGTCGTTTCAGACAAGTTGCCGTGGTGTATGAAAATACAAAAGCCAATGGCTACCTTGCAAACAACAACATTTGGCTTAAAAACATCCATAAATATGATATGAAAAAGTGGGAGTCTTTGTTTAATGATTTAAGCTCTAACCATGCCCTTGAGGGCTTAGAGTATGAACAAATCCCTATGAGTGAGTTAGAAGATGAGTAA
- the cobA gene encoding uroporphyrinogen-III C-methyltransferase: protein MSKKVYLVGAGPGDIELLTLKGMKLLNRADVVLYDALVNPEIFQFCKDDVIKVNVGKRKDHHLKKQEEINELIVEYAQKHETVVRLKGGTPFVFGRGYEEVRFIVKAGFEPVVVSGVSSTTSVLESFMIPSIDREFSDAYRTITGHDMKSFSEIVTQYHSRENLVIMMGIHNLKQIVFTLLEKGYPSTLPIAILSKGTCKDAQQVVSTLGEIEQKDSLFFEQMKQLTPAIIFVGQTLNATQELIAK, encoded by the coding sequence ATGAGTAAAAAAGTTTATTTAGTGGGTGCTGGTCCAGGAGATATTGAGTTATTAACGCTTAAAGGCATGAAGCTTTTAAACAGAGCTGATGTGGTATTGTATGATGCTTTGGTGAACCCTGAGATATTTCAGTTTTGCAAAGATGATGTTATCAAAGTCAATGTTGGAAAACGAAAAGACCATCACCTAAAAAAACAAGAAGAGATCAATGAACTCATTGTTGAGTATGCACAAAAACATGAGACGGTAGTACGACTCAAAGGGGGAACACCTTTTGTGTTTGGTCGAGGTTATGAAGAGGTTCGCTTTATTGTAAAAGCTGGTTTTGAACCCGTGGTTGTAAGTGGCGTAAGTTCAACAACTTCTGTGCTGGAAAGCTTTATGATTCCCTCTATTGACAGAGAGTTCAGTGATGCGTATCGAACCATTACGGGACATGACATGAAGTCTTTTTCAGAAATTGTTACACAGTATCATTCAAGAGAAAATCTTGTCATTATGATGGGGATACATAATCTTAAACAAATTGTTTTCACTCTTTTAGAAAAAGGGTATCCAAGCACGTTGCCTATTGCCATTTTAAGTAAAGGTACCTGTAAAGATGCACAACAAGTTGTTTCAACATTGGGAGAGATAGAACAAAAAGATTCCCTTTTTTTTGAACAGATGAAGCAGTTAACACCTGCCATTATTTTTGTAGGGCAAACACTCAATGCCACGCAAGAGCTTATAGCAAAGTAG
- the cbiD gene encoding cobalt-precorrin-5B (C(1))-methyltransferase CbiD: MSERVLKKGYTTGAHAHMLFIKALESFLVTRSTVHCYTTKMDNDDLDVTKGCEIVFTLTCSFEELTLNPIIHKPFVCESKGNQLFLYAGEGVGVVTKKGLKVSAGFPAINPVPQEAIFNTFKKMTTNIKGLDLFACIGVSNGEEIAKQTANAKVGVLGGISILGTTGIVKPISSSAYIDSVRTEIEFAVENGHKRLYFTLGNSAYEQAKRHSSEEAIIEIGNFVYDSIEIAKHLKVQEVVFLCGIGKMTKVYQGFKNTHNRFGVIDFEQLKQDIMKTLHYEVDIEATLTVKGVSQELEKQGLLEAFYDMVTQKANQQIAYWHKDVNIKAVILEQKEVLGW; the protein is encoded by the coding sequence ATGAGTGAACGTGTACTGAAAAAAGGATACACCACAGGCGCTCATGCGCATATGCTGTTTATAAAAGCATTGGAGTCTTTTTTAGTTACACGAAGTACCGTTCATTGTTACACCACAAAGATGGACAATGATGATTTGGACGTTACAAAAGGGTGTGAGATTGTTTTTACACTTACTTGTAGCTTTGAAGAGTTAACGTTAAATCCCATTATACATAAGCCATTTGTGTGTGAATCAAAGGGTAATCAACTTTTTTTATATGCAGGTGAGGGTGTGGGCGTTGTGACGAAAAAAGGGTTGAAAGTGAGTGCGGGATTTCCGGCGATTAACCCTGTGCCTCAAGAGGCCATTTTTAATACGTTTAAAAAGATGACAACAAATATAAAAGGTCTGGATCTGTTTGCTTGTATTGGGGTGAGTAATGGAGAAGAAATAGCCAAACAAACGGCCAATGCCAAAGTGGGTGTTTTAGGGGGTATCTCTATTTTAGGTACGACGGGCATTGTTAAACCCATTTCAAGTTCAGCTTACATTGATTCCGTGCGCACTGAAATTGAGTTTGCCGTTGAAAATGGGCATAAAAGACTTTACTTTACTTTGGGAAATTCGGCGTATGAACAAGCCAAACGACACAGCAGTGAAGAGGCCATCATAGAGATTGGAAATTTTGTTTATGACTCTATTGAAATTGCCAAACATTTAAAAGTGCAAGAGGTTGTTTTTTTATGTGGTATTGGTAAAATGACAAAAGTGTATCAAGGGTTTAAAAATACGCATAATCGTTTTGGGGTGATTGATTTTGAACAGTTAAAACAAGATATTATGAAGACACTTCACTATGAAGTTGATATAGAGGCTACTTTAACGGTCAAAGGTGTCTCTCAAGAGTTGGAAAAGCAAGGTTTATTGGAAGCTTTTTACGACATGGTCACACAAAAAGCCAATCAACAAATAGCGTATTGGCATAAAGATGTGAATATCAAAGCAGTCATACTTGAACAAAAAGAGGTATTGGGATGGTAA
- the cbiT gene encoding precorrin-6Y C5,15-methyltransferase (decarboxylating) subunit CbiT, which translates to MVTIMGNGMGEYSLKNLNIDFSAYDTVLCDVNFKDEHEKIAKFKYKEIKEYIQNNHNSKHILYVVTGSPLFFSAGALVAKSLPKENVQIINNTSSLDYMMQRCGLSYSDIQALSLHGRDNLDLTQFLTKEYTFILCDAVSIKRLQKALFYLDKSEIEVTIGYKLGYDDECIEFIDIFETTNEKFDLTQPYVLLIKRKYDTIYNIEKDSAFQTQRGMITKQYKRHLSLQNLDLLPNQIFWDVGAGSGSCGIEAYKRYKTQTIFFEKNSERVENIKSNLQTHRVLDSLLLEGEAQTLFSSVEKNPQRIFVGGGGEEVIKTLPYLYERLDVQGIMLINAITLKHLTLIIHILKEHAITYEVFSLSLTTYKGELDLVEPERQLFQIKILKA; encoded by the coding sequence ATGGTAACAATTATGGGCAATGGTATGGGAGAGTATTCGTTAAAAAATCTCAATATTGATTTCAGTGCTTACGACACTGTTTTATGTGATGTGAACTTCAAAGATGAGCATGAAAAGATTGCAAAATTTAAATACAAAGAGATAAAAGAGTACATTCAAAACAATCATAACTCAAAGCATATTTTATATGTGGTGACGGGCAGTCCACTCTTTTTTAGTGCAGGCGCTCTTGTAGCCAAAAGTTTGCCCAAAGAAAACGTTCAAATCATCAACAACACCTCTTCTTTAGATTATATGATGCAACGATGTGGTTTATCCTACTCAGATATTCAAGCACTTTCACTGCATGGCCGAGACAACCTTGACTTAACACAATTTTTAACTAAAGAGTATACGTTTATTCTGTGTGATGCGGTATCCATCAAGCGATTACAAAAAGCACTTTTTTATTTGGATAAAAGTGAGATAGAAGTGACGATAGGGTATAAATTAGGCTATGACGATGAATGCATCGAATTCATTGATATTTTTGAAACAACAAATGAAAAATTTGATTTAACTCAACCCTATGTATTGTTGATAAAACGAAAGTATGATACGATTTATAACATAGAAAAAGATTCGGCATTTCAAACCCAACGAGGCATGATAACCAAACAGTATAAACGACATTTGAGTTTGCAAAACTTAGACTTATTGCCCAATCAAATATTCTGGGATGTAGGTGCAGGCAGCGGCAGTTGTGGTATTGAAGCCTATAAACGATATAAAACACAAACCATTTTCTTTGAAAAAAACAGTGAAAGAGTAGAAAACATCAAAAGCAATTTACAAACGCATCGTGTATTGGATAGTCTATTGTTAGAAGGGGAAGCACAAACGCTTTTTTCGTCTGTAGAAAAAAACCCTCAACGCATCTTTGTAGGTGGAGGGGGAGAAGAGGTGATTAAAACATTGCCTTATTTGTATGAACGATTAGATGTACAAGGTATCATGCTTATTAATGCAATTACTTTAAAGCACCTCACTCTTATCATTCACATTTTAAAAGAGCACGCCATAACATACGAAGTGTTCTCTTTAAGTTTAACAACATACAAAGGAGAGTTGGATTTGGTTGAACCAGAGCGACAACTCTTTCAAATAAAAATTCTTAAAGCATAG